In Gemmatimonadetes bacterium T265, one DNA window encodes the following:
- a CDS encoding antitoxin, producing the protein MATSVLDFSHLTPDERLQLVEDLWDSLALGSPEAVPVAEWHVREVERRLAAYRRDGDRGRPWQEVLDEIDAGLGRQPG; encoded by the coding sequence ATGGCCACTTCTGTCCTCGACTTCAGCCACCTCACGCCCGACGAGCGCCTTCAGCTCGTCGAGGACCTCTGGGACAGCCTCGCCCTCGGGTCGCCCGAGGCGGTGCCCGTCGCCGAGTGGCACGTGCGCGAGGTCGAGCGGAGGCTAGCGGCGTACCGCCGCGACGGCGACCGCGGGCGCCCCTGGCAGGAGGTCCTCGACGAGATCGACGCCGGACTCGGGCGGCAGCCCGGCTAA
- a CDS encoding hypothetical protein (possible pseudo due to internal stop codon), with protein MLHSGIDLHKRDLTVPTVDAAGQPVKTARLRTTRAAVTQYFAGPGADASEQRAVVESTATWYWLADLVREQQIDLTLGHSKYIKAISDAKVKTDAVGAATLAQLLRSDLIPEAHA; from the coding sequence ATGCTGCACTCTGGGATCGACCTGCACAAGCGCGATCTGACCGTGCCCACGGTCGACGCGGCGGGACAGCCGGTCAAGACCGCCCGCCTGCGGACGACGCGCGCCGCGGTGACGCAGTACTTCGCCGGGCCCGGGGCGGACGCCTCTGAGCAGCGCGCCGTGGTCGAGTCGACCGCGACCTGGTACTGGCTCGCGGACCTCGTGCGCGAGCAGCAGATCGACCTCACGCTTGGGCATAGCAAGTACATCAAGGCGATCAGCGACGCCAAGGTGAAGACCGACGCCGTCGGTGCGGCGACGCTGGCGCAGCTGCTCCGATCGGACCTGATCCCCGAGGCGCACGCATGA
- a CDS encoding hypothetical protein (frameshifted, deletion at around 1801005): MQRLIASATWDADAVRDDLRAYVLEHLGAPGGVRIVDATGFLKKGDRSAGVQRQYSGTAGRIENCQVGVFLADASRKGHAFVDRALYRPREWGDDRARCRAVGVPDAVPFRTKPVLARGMLERALDAGVRPAWVTADEVYGSDHRLRVLLEARDQPYVLAVRRTEALVHLGVRGTPRAAARADALPRRAWRVLSAGAGTKGPRAFRWAWAEVRRPDEDAASRAWRHALLARESLAPAAAGARERAYSARTTWCSRRRPRRLPRSCGSPGRGGASRRRSRRRSRRSGSTRTRSANPTAGLAP; this comes from the coding sequence ATGCAGCGCCTGATCGCCAGCGCGACGTGGGACGCCGACGCGGTCCGCGACGACCTGCGGGCCTACGTGCTGGAGCACCTGGGCGCGCCGGGCGGGGTGCGGATCGTCGACGCGACCGGGTTCCTGAAGAAGGGGGACCGGTCGGCCGGCGTGCAGCGCCAGTACTCGGGCACGGCCGGGCGCATCGAGAACTGTCAGGTCGGCGTGTTCCTCGCCGACGCGAGCCGGAAGGGGCACGCCTTCGTCGACCGCGCGCTCTATCGCCCGCGCGAGTGGGGCGACGACCGCGCGCGGTGCCGCGCGGTGGGCGTCCCCGACGCCGTGCCGTTCCGGACCAAGCCGGTGCTCGCGCGCGGGATGCTCGAGCGCGCGCTCGACGCCGGCGTGCGCCCGGCGTGGGTGACCGCCGACGAGGTGTACGGGAGCGACCACCGGCTGCGCGTCCTGCTCGAAGCCCGTGACCAGCCCTACGTGCTCGCCGTGCGTCGCACCGAGGCGCTGGTCCACCTGGGCGTGCGCGGGACGCCGCGGGCCGCGGCACGGGCCGACGCGCTCCCGCGGCGCGCGTGGCGGGTGCTCAGCGCCGGCGCCGGCACGAAGGGCCCGCGCGCGTTTCGCTGGGCGTGGGCGGAAGTACGCCGTCCGGACGAGGATGCGGCGTCCCGCGCGTGGCGCCACGCCCTGCTGGCGCGCGAGTCGTTGGCGCCCGCCGCCGCGGGCGCGCGCGAGCGCGCGTACAGCGCGCGTACTACGTGGTGTTCGCGCCGGCGGCCGCGACGCTTGCCGAGGTCGTGCGGGTCGCCGGGGCGCGGTGGCGCATCGCGCCGGCGTTCGAGGCGGCGAAGCAGGAGGTCGGGCTCGACGAGGACGAGGTCCGCAAATCCGACGGCTGGTCTCGCTCCGTGA
- a CDS encoding spore photoproduct lyase family protein encodes MARLPVLDADHDTLDLFDPPPAAPLPAAADAPESAADALAADALAAPAAAGRLLRVGRIYVEPGVTGYARGREILVRFPDAERVEVASHWNIPGLHGNAGLVKDWTRVKRDTLVLGVRKSLACRPNGRSADYIAPGLSNGCAMACAYCYVPRRKGYANPITTFVNSDEVLGYLERHARRLGPKREPNQVDPAAWVYDVGENGDCAVDALVSDNVRDTVARFRALPNAKASFATKYVNPALLAYEPAGRTRVRFSLMPPRVARVLDVRTSPVRRRIAAVSDFVAAGYEVHVNFSPVVVYDGWLDDWRALFRDLDDALSPAARAQLACEVIFLTHNEALHLVNLGWHPAAEALLWTPENQEAKESEQGQRNVRYRAGTKGRYVRALTELLGAELPYCRVRYAF; translated from the coding sequence ATGGCGCGCCTCCCCGTGCTCGACGCCGACCACGACACGCTCGACCTGTTCGACCCGCCGCCGGCCGCGCCGCTCCCGGCCGCGGCCGACGCGCCCGAGAGCGCGGCCGACGCACTCGCGGCCGACGCGCTCGCCGCGCCCGCGGCGGCCGGCCGCCTGCTCCGCGTCGGCCGCATCTACGTCGAGCCGGGCGTGACGGGCTACGCCCGCGGCCGCGAGATCCTCGTGCGCTTCCCCGACGCCGAGCGCGTCGAGGTCGCGTCGCACTGGAACATCCCGGGGCTGCACGGCAACGCGGGGCTCGTGAAGGACTGGACGCGCGTCAAGCGCGACACGCTCGTGTTAGGCGTCCGCAAGTCGCTCGCCTGCCGACCCAACGGGCGCAGCGCGGACTACATCGCCCCGGGGCTCTCCAACGGCTGCGCGATGGCCTGCGCCTACTGCTACGTCCCGCGCCGCAAGGGCTACGCGAACCCGATCACCACGTTCGTCAACAGCGACGAGGTGCTCGGCTACCTCGAGCGCCACGCGCGCCGGCTCGGCCCCAAGCGCGAGCCCAACCAAGTCGACCCCGCCGCGTGGGTCTACGACGTCGGGGAGAACGGCGACTGCGCGGTCGACGCGCTCGTGAGCGACAACGTGCGCGACACGGTCGCCCGCTTCCGCGCGCTGCCCAACGCGAAGGCGAGCTTCGCGACGAAGTACGTCAACCCCGCGCTGCTCGCCTACGAGCCGGCCGGGCGCACGCGCGTCCGCTTCTCGCTCATGCCACCCCGGGTCGCGCGCGTGCTCGACGTGCGCACGTCGCCCGTGCGCCGGCGGATCGCCGCGGTCAGCGACTTCGTCGCTGCTGGCTACGAGGTACACGTCAACTTCTCCCCCGTCGTGGTCTACGACGGCTGGCTCGACGACTGGCGCGCGCTCTTCCGCGACCTCGACGACGCGCTCTCGCCGGCGGCCCGGGCGCAGCTCGCCTGCGAGGTCATCTTCCTCACCCACAACGAGGCCCTCCACCTCGTCAACCTCGGCTGGCACCCGGCCGCGGAGGCGCTGCTCTGGACGCCCGAGAACCAGGAGGCGAAGGAGAGCGAGCAGGGGCAGCGCAACGTGCGCTACCGCGCCGGCACCAAGGGGCGCTACGTGCGCGCGCTGACGGAGCTGTTAGGCGCGGAGCTGCCCTACTGCCGCGTGCGCTACGCGTTCTGA
- a CDS encoding membrane protein encodes MAGCTLAFLSCVGVLQDFSAYQSDGMLLEAGFLSCFVAPRGLRPGLGAADPPPRFGLFLLQWEWFRIYFESGVVKLASGDVRWRDLTAMDRYYETGPMPAWPGWYVQHLPHWYHAGTVLVTLGFELVLVWALFLGRRARAACFLAVTALQVGIIATANYAFLNYLVLALGVLLLDDRTLARVVRGPDVTPPDVPPTWRDRARAGVLAWAFVATLEPVLPAALRLPARTLAPFRVANTYGLFAVMTDAEYEIEFQGTRDGRTWTAYPFRYKPQDPREAPGIYAPYQPRFDWNLWFASLGPWQDAPWVLLAQARLLEGSPDVLALFRGNPFPGAPPTAVRTVRWRYWFTDAATRRATGRWWDRELLGPYAGTLARAADGRIVRLDAPQARFE; translated from the coding sequence GTGGCGGGGTGCACGCTCGCGTTCCTCTCCTGCGTCGGCGTGCTGCAGGACTTCTCCGCCTACCAGAGCGACGGCATGCTGCTCGAGGCGGGGTTCCTCTCTTGCTTCGTCGCCCCGCGCGGCCTCCGCCCCGGGCTCGGCGCCGCCGACCCGCCGCCGCGCTTCGGCCTGTTCCTGCTACAGTGGGAGTGGTTCCGGATCTACTTCGAGAGCGGCGTCGTGAAGCTCGCGAGCGGCGACGTGCGCTGGCGCGACCTGACGGCGATGGACCGCTACTACGAGACCGGCCCGATGCCCGCGTGGCCGGGGTGGTACGTGCAGCACCTGCCGCACTGGTACCACGCGGGCACGGTCCTCGTCACGTTAGGCTTCGAGCTGGTGCTCGTCTGGGCACTGTTCCTCGGGCGGCGGGCGCGCGCGGCCTGCTTCCTCGCGGTGACCGCGCTCCAGGTCGGGATCATCGCGACGGCGAACTACGCCTTCCTCAACTACCTCGTGCTCGCCCTCGGCGTGCTCCTCCTCGACGACCGCACGCTCGCGCGTGTCGTGCGGGGGCCGGACGTCACGCCCCCGGACGTCCCGCCGACGTGGCGCGACCGGGCGCGGGCGGGCGTGCTCGCGTGGGCGTTCGTCGCGACGCTCGAGCCCGTGCTGCCGGCCGCGCTCCGGCTGCCGGCGCGCACGCTCGCCCCCTTCCGCGTGGCCAACACCTACGGGCTGTTCGCGGTGATGACCGACGCGGAGTACGAGATCGAGTTCCAGGGCACGCGCGACGGGCGGACGTGGACCGCGTACCCGTTCCGCTACAAGCCGCAGGACCCGCGCGAGGCGCCCGGGATCTACGCGCCCTACCAGCCGCGGTTCGACTGGAACCTCTGGTTCGCCTCGCTCGGGCCCTGGCAGGACGCGCCGTGGGTGCTGCTCGCGCAGGCGCGGTTGCTCGAAGGGAGCCCGGACGTGCTCGCCCTCTTCCGCGGCAACCCGTTCCCGGGCGCGCCGCCGACCGCCGTGCGCACGGTGCGCTGGCGCTACTGGTTCACCGACGCGGCGACGCGGCGCGCGACCGGGCGGTGGTGGGACCGCGAGCTGCTCGGCCCGTACGCGGGCACGCTCGCGCGCGCGGCGGACGGGCGCATCGTGCGGCTCGACGCGCCGCAGGCCCGCTTCGAGTAG
- a CDS encoding carboxylic ester hydrolase: MSNRTRACAALLACAAAAAPLAAQPAPRVTTADGAVGGTRDSATGVLLFRGVPYAAPPVGPLRFRPPAPAARWTGVRPATTLGHNCLQPHPYDDIDPYAAGVSEDCLYLNVATAGTAGPARPVMVWIHGGGFFAGFGGEERHNPTRLAQKGAVVVTLNYRLGVFGFLAHPALAGEPGGFAGNYGLLDQIAALQWVRRNVARFGGDPARVTIFGESAGGMSVGALVASALAKGLFERAILESGSGIGGVFARRDSALAHGARVAAALGITGDGAAARLRALPVESLLAAGRADSRAHGGEGSPTFWPDVDGRVLPLPVDSALAAGRANLVPSIVGSNRDEPPTIFGAPARSFARLLTARGVPAYVYQFTRAGEDSAARARGAYHSAEITFVFGRPRPILAAAGRAAYDSTLAETMSDYWVAFAATGDPNGALPNASTGARAARPRWPRYDAATDASLELGPEVAPRERVRRAEYDALDAAGRARGEVRP; the protein is encoded by the coding sequence ATGTCGAACCGCACACGCGCCTGCGCGGCGCTCCTCGCCTGCGCGGCGGCGGCCGCGCCCCTCGCCGCCCAGCCCGCCCCCCGCGTCACGACCGCCGACGGCGCCGTCGGCGGCACGCGCGACTCGGCCACCGGCGTCCTGCTCTTCCGGGGCGTGCCCTACGCCGCCCCGCCGGTCGGCCCGCTCCGCTTCCGCCCCCCCGCGCCGGCCGCGCGCTGGACGGGCGTGCGCCCGGCCACGACGTTAGGCCACAACTGCCTGCAGCCGCACCCCTACGACGACATCGACCCGTACGCCGCGGGCGTCTCGGAGGACTGCCTCTACCTCAACGTCGCGACCGCGGGCACCGCCGGCCCCGCGCGCCCGGTGATGGTCTGGATCCACGGCGGCGGCTTCTTCGCGGGCTTCGGCGGGGAGGAGCGCCACAACCCGACGCGCCTCGCGCAGAAGGGCGCCGTCGTGGTCACGCTCAACTACCGCCTCGGCGTGTTCGGCTTCCTCGCCCACCCCGCGCTCGCCGGGGAGCCGGGCGGGTTCGCGGGGAACTACGGCCTGCTCGACCAGATCGCCGCGCTGCAGTGGGTGCGGCGCAACGTCGCGCGCTTCGGCGGCGACCCGGCGCGCGTGACGATCTTCGGCGAGAGCGCGGGCGGCATGAGCGTCGGCGCGCTCGTCGCGTCGGCGCTGGCGAAGGGGCTGTTCGAGCGCGCGATCCTCGAGAGCGGCAGCGGCATCGGCGGCGTCTTCGCGCGCCGCGACTCGGCGCTCGCGCACGGCGCGCGCGTCGCGGCCGCGTTAGGCATCACGGGCGACGGCGCCGCGGCCCGGCTGCGCGCCCTCCCCGTCGAGTCGCTGCTCGCCGCGGGGCGCGCCGACTCGCGCGCGCACGGCGGCGAGGGCAGCCCCACCTTCTGGCCCGACGTCGACGGCCGCGTGCTGCCGCTCCCCGTCGACTCGGCGCTCGCCGCCGGGCGCGCCAACCTCGTCCCGTCGATCGTGGGGAGCAACCGCGACGAGCCGCCGACGATCTTCGGCGCGCCGGCCCGCTCGTTCGCCCGGCTGCTGACGGCGCGCGGCGTGCCGGCCTACGTCTACCAGTTCACCCGCGCCGGCGAGGACTCGGCCGCCCGCGCGCGCGGCGCGTACCACAGCGCCGAGATCACCTTCGTCTTCGGGCGCCCGCGGCCGATCCTCGCCGCCGCGGGGCGGGCGGCGTACGACTCGACGCTGGCCGAGACGATGAGCGACTACTGGGTCGCGTTCGCGGCGACGGGGGACCCGAACGGGGCGCTGCCTAACGCGTCGACCGGCGCTCGCGCGGCGCGCCCGCGCTGGCCGCGCTACGACGCGGCGACCGACGCCTCGCTCGAGCTCGGCCCCGAGGTCGCGCCGCGCGAGCGCGTGCGGCGGGCGGAGTACGACGCGCTGGACGCGGCCGGGCGGGCGCGGGGGGAGGTGCGGCCCTGA
- the aglA gene encoding alpha-glucosidase has translation MRSFRFVPRLAAAAAAALLAPAARAQTQPAAPAPAPLRLASPDGRNVVTVELRDGVLTYALARDGRPLLLPSRLGFAFRGAPALGAGGAPLRLADTARAEYDTTWTQPWGEVARVRDHHRELRVTVAEAAAPDRRFAVAFRAFDDGVAFRYEVPAQPGLGAFEITDELTEFAFAENATAWSIPANVPWADRQEMLYTSGPVTRLDTVQTPITIQTTRGTQLVLHEADLEDYAALALARTGGPPDRTLRAALFRWKDGTAVKGRTPFASPWRTIQLADRPADLVPSVLGLKLNPPSRIADPSFARPMKYDGIWWGMHLGLMTWASGPKHGATTANTRAYIDFAAANGLGGTLVEGWNVGWDGDWPKNGAVFSFTRAYPDYDLPGLARYARSKGVALIAHNETATNIANYDRQLDSAFALYHRLGITALKTGYVGDTTQAGDSHQGQAMVRHHRRVIETAARYGIAVDMHEPIHDTGERRTWPNMMSREGARGQEYNAWSLDGGNPPEHETILFFTRMLSGPMDFTPGIFDVLETKAVGGARRPDQPRVRTTVAKQLALYVVLYSPVQMAADLPENYAGHREFQFIRDVAVDWDTTRVVDGRIGDYVVVARKARGRDEWFLGAITDEEARTFDVPLDFLTPGRRYVAEVYADGPGAHWLTNPLPVAISSRRVDATTRLHVALAPGGGQAVRIRPAE, from the coding sequence GTGCGCTCTTTTCGCTTCGTCCCCCGGCTCGCGGCCGCCGCTGCCGCCGCGCTGCTCGCCCCCGCCGCCCGGGCGCAGACGCAGCCGGCCGCTCCCGCCCCGGCCCCGCTCCGGCTCGCCTCGCCCGACGGCCGCAACGTCGTCACCGTCGAGCTGCGGGACGGGGTGCTCACCTACGCCCTGGCCCGCGACGGCCGCCCGCTCCTCCTCCCCTCGCGGCTCGGCTTCGCCTTCCGCGGCGCGCCGGCGTTAGGCGCCGGCGGCGCGCCGCTCCGCCTGGCCGACACCGCACGCGCCGAGTACGACACCACCTGGACGCAGCCCTGGGGCGAGGTGGCCCGCGTGCGCGACCACCACCGCGAGCTCCGCGTGACGGTAGCCGAGGCCGCGGCGCCCGACCGCCGCTTCGCCGTGGCCTTCCGCGCCTTCGACGACGGGGTCGCGTTCCGCTACGAAGTCCCCGCCCAGCCCGGGCTCGGCGCCTTCGAGATCACCGACGAGCTCACCGAGTTCGCGTTCGCGGAGAACGCGACGGCGTGGTCGATCCCGGCCAACGTGCCGTGGGCCGACCGGCAGGAGATGCTCTACACGTCCGGCCCCGTGACGCGGCTCGACACGGTGCAGACGCCGATCACGATCCAGACCACACGGGGCACGCAGCTGGTGCTCCACGAGGCGGACCTCGAGGACTACGCCGCGCTCGCGCTCGCGCGCACCGGCGGGCCGCCCGACCGCACGCTCCGCGCCGCGCTCTTCCGCTGGAAGGACGGCACCGCCGTGAAGGGGCGCACGCCCTTTGCGTCGCCGTGGCGGACGATCCAGCTCGCCGACCGGCCCGCGGACCTCGTGCCCTCCGTGCTGGGCCTCAAGCTCAACCCGCCGAGCCGGATCGCGGACCCGTCGTTCGCGCGGCCGATGAAGTACGACGGCATCTGGTGGGGGATGCACCTCGGCCTGATGACCTGGGCGTCGGGGCCGAAGCACGGCGCGACCACCGCCAACACGCGCGCCTACATCGACTTCGCCGCCGCCAACGGCCTGGGCGGCACGCTCGTCGAGGGGTGGAACGTGGGCTGGGACGGCGACTGGCCGAAGAACGGCGCGGTGTTCTCGTTCACGCGCGCGTACCCCGACTACGACCTGCCGGGGCTGGCGCGGTATGCCCGCTCCAAGGGCGTCGCCCTCATCGCGCACAACGAGACGGCGACCAACATCGCCAACTACGACCGGCAGCTCGACAGCGCCTTCGCCCTCTACCACCGGTTAGGCATCACCGCGCTCAAGACCGGCTACGTCGGCGACACGACGCAGGCCGGCGACTCGCACCAGGGGCAGGCGATGGTGCGGCACCACCGCCGCGTGATCGAGACCGCGGCCCGGTACGGCATCGCCGTCGACATGCACGAGCCCATCCACGACACCGGCGAGCGGCGCACCTGGCCCAACATGATGAGCCGCGAGGGCGCGCGGGGGCAGGAGTACAACGCCTGGTCCCTCGACGGCGGCAACCCCCCCGAGCACGAGACGATCCTCTTCTTCACGCGGATGCTCTCGGGGCCGATGGACTTCACGCCCGGGATCTTCGACGTCCTGGAGACGAAGGCCGTCGGCGGCGCGCGGCGCCCCGACCAGCCGCGCGTGCGCACCACGGTCGCCAAGCAGCTCGCGCTCTACGTCGTGCTCTATTCGCCCGTCCAGATGGCGGCCGACCTGCCGGAGAACTACGCGGGTCACCGCGAGTTCCAGTTCATCCGCGACGTCGCGGTCGACTGGGACACGACGCGCGTGGTCGACGGCCGCATCGGCGACTACGTGGTCGTGGCGCGCAAGGCGCGCGGGCGCGACGAGTGGTTCCTCGGCGCGATCACCGACGAGGAGGCGCGGACGTTCGACGTGCCGCTCGACTTCCTCACGCCCGGGCGCCGCTACGTCGCGGAGGTCTATGCGGACGGCCCGGGCGCCCACTGGCTCACCAACCCGCTGCCGGTCGCGATCTCGTCGCGGCGGGTCGACGCCACGACGCGGCTGCACGTGGCGCTCGCGCCCGGCGGCGGCCAGGCGGTGCGCATCCGGCCCGCGGAGTGA
- a CDS encoding DEAD/DEAH box helicase has protein sequence MPPPRPDNPLIVQGDLTVLAEVDAPRYAEARDALARFAELVKSPEHVHTYRITPLSIWNACAAGVPVDAIAGALDEYAKYPVPPHLAARVREFADRYGRVRLDREADEDDDPAGARTLLLRASDAALAEELARGRGLAPLLADRAGPTTFRVRADDRGRLKQGLVRAGFPAEDMAGYAEAEPLGITLRSETLGGAPFALRPYQADAVAAFHAGGSARGGSGVVVLPCGAGKTVVGMACMAAVGASTLVLTTSVTAVRQWIAELRDKTTLPWDAIGEYTGDTKDVRPVTVATYQVLTHRARADAEFTHLALFDERAWGLIVYDEVHVLPAPVFQVTAGLQARRRLGLTATLVREDGREDDVFALIGPKKADVPWKVLERQGWIATAVCREVRVPIPDDLRLPYAVAEPRDRFRIAAENPAKEAVVREILAEHAGEPALVIGTYLDQLRALAGALDAPLLTGATAQRRRDVLFDAFRAGELPVLVVSKVANFAVDLPDASLAVEVSGTFGSRQEEAQRLGRLLRPKAGANQAHFYTVVSRDTVEQEVALRRQLFLCEQGYGYEIVDAGPYAGRDA, from the coding sequence ATGCCCCCGCCCCGCCCCGACAACCCCCTCATCGTCCAGGGCGACCTCACCGTGCTCGCGGAGGTCGACGCCCCGCGCTACGCGGAGGCGCGCGACGCCCTCGCCCGCTTCGCCGAGCTGGTCAAGTCGCCAGAGCACGTCCACACGTACCGGATCACCCCGCTCTCGATCTGGAACGCGTGCGCCGCGGGCGTGCCCGTCGACGCCATCGCGGGCGCGCTCGACGAGTACGCGAAGTACCCCGTCCCGCCCCACCTTGCCGCGCGGGTGCGCGAGTTCGCCGACCGCTACGGCCGCGTGCGGCTGGACCGCGAGGCGGACGAGGACGACGACCCTGCCGGCGCGCGTACGCTGCTCCTTCGCGCGAGCGACGCCGCCCTGGCCGAGGAACTCGCCCGCGGGCGCGGGCTCGCCCCCCTGCTCGCCGACCGCGCCGGGCCGACCACTTTCCGCGTCCGCGCCGACGACCGCGGCCGCCTCAAGCAGGGGCTCGTCCGCGCGGGCTTCCCGGCCGAAGACATGGCCGGCTACGCCGAGGCCGAGCCGTTAGGCATCACGCTGCGTTCGGAAACCCTGGGCGGCGCCCCGTTCGCGCTCCGCCCCTACCAGGCCGACGCCGTCGCCGCGTTCCACGCCGGCGGGTCGGCGCGCGGCGGGTCGGGGGTCGTCGTGCTTCCGTGCGGCGCGGGCAAGACCGTCGTCGGAATGGCGTGCATGGCGGCCGTCGGCGCGTCGACGCTCGTCCTCACGACCAGCGTCACCGCGGTGCGGCAGTGGATCGCCGAGCTGCGCGACAAGACCACGCTGCCGTGGGACGCGATCGGCGAGTACACCGGCGACACGAAGGACGTGCGCCCCGTGACCGTCGCGACGTACCAGGTGCTCACGCACCGCGCGCGCGCCGACGCCGAGTTCACGCACCTCGCACTCTTCGACGAGCGCGCGTGGGGGCTCATCGTCTACGACGAGGTCCACGTCCTCCCCGCGCCCGTCTTCCAGGTGACCGCCGGCCTGCAGGCGCGCCGCCGGCTCGGCCTCACGGCCACGCTCGTGCGCGAGGACGGGCGCGAGGACGACGTGTTCGCGCTCATCGGCCCCAAGAAGGCCGACGTGCCGTGGAAGGTGCTCGAACGCCAGGGGTGGATCGCGACCGCGGTCTGCCGCGAGGTGCGCGTGCCGATCCCCGACGACCTCCGCCTGCCCTACGCGGTGGCCGAGCCGCGCGACCGTTTCCGGATCGCCGCGGAGAACCCCGCCAAGGAAGCCGTCGTGCGCGAGATCCTCGCCGAACACGCGGGGGAGCCCGCGCTCGTCATCGGCACGTACCTCGACCAGCTGCGCGCGCTCGCCGGCGCGCTCGACGCGCCGCTGCTCACGGGCGCGACCGCCCAACGCCGGCGCGACGTGCTGTTCGACGCCTTCCGCGCCGGCGAGCTGCCGGTGCTCGTCGTCTCCAAGGTCGCCAACTTCGCCGTCGACCTGCCCGACGCGTCGCTCGCCGTCGAGGTCTCGGGCACGTTCGGCTCGCGGCAGGAGGAGGCGCAGCGGCTCGGGCGCCTGCTCCGCCCCAAGGCGGGCGCCAACCAGGCCCACTTCTACACCGTCGTCAGCCGCGACACGGTCGAGCAGGAGGTCGCGCTCCGGCGCCAGCTCTTCCTCTGCGAGCAGGGGTACGGCTACGAGATCGTCGACGCCGGGCCGTACGCCGGACGCGACGCCTAA
- the lplA gene encoding lipoate--protein ligase, which translates to MRFVDNRGVLDARRNLALEEYVLRHTPSDEDCLLFYVNAPAIIIGRNQNTIEEINPAVVAERGITVVRRLSGGGAVYHDLGNLNFSFMTPAAPDRFNRYEAFLRPVLDVLRALGLDAELGGRNDVTVGGRKVSGNAQFTTTRRMFSHGTLLVDADLDAVTAALNPKPGKVESKGVKSIRGRVANIAELVAARGGAPGGGPPVTVDSLRDAILERLFGTHDLARVPQVEMTEEDWRAIERLAVEKYGAWAWTYGEDPPSDVRRSRRFAAGELDVRLAVAAGRITTARVYGDFQGPEDVRGFEERLVGVRYDREAVGRALADVDVTAYFGAVSEEEVLDVVVG; encoded by the coding sequence ATGCGCTTCGTCGACAACCGCGGCGTCCTCGACGCCCGCCGCAACCTCGCCCTCGAGGAGTACGTCCTCCGCCACACGCCGAGCGACGAGGACTGCCTCCTCTTCTACGTCAACGCCCCGGCCATCATCATCGGCCGCAACCAGAACACGATCGAGGAGATCAACCCGGCGGTCGTCGCCGAGCGCGGCATCACCGTCGTCCGCCGCCTCTCCGGCGGCGGCGCGGTCTACCACGACCTCGGCAACCTCAACTTCAGCTTCATGACCCCCGCCGCCCCCGACCGCTTCAACCGCTACGAGGCCTTCCTCCGCCCCGTGCTCGACGTCCTGCGCGCGTTAGGCCTCGACGCCGAGCTCGGCGGCCGCAACGACGTCACGGTCGGCGGGCGCAAGGTGTCCGGCAACGCCCAGTTCACGACGACGCGCCGCATGTTCAGCCACGGCACGCTGCTCGTCGACGCCGACCTCGACGCGGTCACCGCCGCGCTCAACCCGAAGCCCGGCAAGGTGGAGTCGAAGGGCGTGAAGTCGATCCGCGGCCGCGTCGCGAACATCGCCGAACTCGTCGCGGCGCGCGGCGGCGCGCCCGGCGGCGGTCCCCCGGTCACGGTCGACTCGCTGCGCGACGCCATCCTCGAGCGCCTGTTCGGCACGCACGACCTCGCGCGCGTGCCCCAGGTCGAGATGACGGAAGAGGACTGGCGCGCCATCGAACGGCTCGCGGTCGAGAAGTACGGCGCGTGGGCCTGGACCTACGGCGAGGACCCGCCGAGCGACGTGCGGCGCTCGCGGCGGTTCGCGGCGGGGGAGTTGGACGTGCGGCTCGCCGTTGCCGCCGGGCGGATCACCACGGCGCGGGTCTACGGCGACTTCCAGGGGCCGGAGGACGTGCGGGGGTTCGAAGAGCGGCTGGTCGGGGTGCGGTACGACCGCGAGGCGGTGGGGCGGGCGCTGGCGGACGTGGACGTGACGGCGTACTTCGGCGCGGTGAGCGAGGAGGAGGTGCTGGACGTGGTAGTCGGCTGA